From the Streptomyces sp. Tu 2975 genome, one window contains:
- the rfaE2 gene encoding D-glycero-beta-D-manno-heptose 1-phosphate adenylyltransferase encodes MTGPGPLVVVGDVLLDEDIEGVAERLAPDAPAPVVDVRGKHRRPGGAGLAAALAAQDGREVVLVTALGDDPASEAVRRALKGRVRLAELPLRGTLPVKTRVLAGGRPLVRIDRGGGTPGSPDGSVGEALAQAEAVLVADYGRHTADAVREQLAEAAHRTQMVWDPHPRGAAPVPGARIVTPNAAEVRSLTGSPADEEPSLRDFAERGSRLADRWLAATVAVTLGERGVLLTRPGGGTPMLVPAPYRADGDPCGAGDCFAAATATALADGALPEEAVQRGVARAAAFVAAGGAGNPKLWRTAFTGRDRPGAVTDPFALAESVRARGGTVVATGGCFDLLHAGHVGLLESARRIGDCLIVCVNSDASITRRKGPGRPLNPMEDRVRVLAGLGSVDAVAVFDEDTPVALLGRLRPDVWVKGGDYSVEDLPEADVVRAWGGQAVVLPYLDGRSTTLLAHRAAASAKPVRTPPR; translated from the coding sequence GCTCCTCGACGAGGACATAGAAGGCGTCGCCGAGCGCCTGGCCCCGGACGCGCCCGCCCCCGTCGTCGACGTACGTGGAAAGCACAGAAGGCCCGGCGGCGCCGGTCTCGCCGCGGCGCTGGCAGCCCAGGACGGCCGCGAGGTGGTCCTCGTCACCGCCCTCGGCGACGACCCGGCGAGCGAGGCGGTACGCCGGGCGCTGAAGGGCCGCGTCCGGCTGGCCGAACTGCCGCTACGAGGAACCCTGCCGGTCAAGACCCGCGTCCTGGCGGGCGGACGGCCCCTCGTACGCATCGACCGCGGCGGCGGCACACCCGGCAGCCCCGACGGTTCCGTGGGCGAGGCGCTGGCACAGGCGGAGGCCGTCCTCGTCGCCGACTACGGCAGGCACACCGCCGACGCCGTCCGCGAGCAACTGGCCGAGGCCGCCCACCGCACCCAGATGGTCTGGGACCCGCACCCCCGTGGCGCGGCCCCGGTCCCCGGCGCCCGGATCGTCACCCCGAACGCGGCAGAGGTCCGATCGCTCACCGGCTCTCCCGCCGACGAGGAGCCCTCACTGCGCGACTTCGCCGAACGCGGCTCACGCCTGGCGGACCGCTGGCTGGCGGCGACCGTCGCCGTCACCCTGGGCGAACGCGGCGTCCTGCTGACCCGGCCCGGCGGCGGCACCCCCATGCTCGTCCCCGCCCCGTACCGCGCCGACGGCGATCCCTGCGGCGCGGGTGACTGCTTCGCCGCGGCCACCGCCACCGCCCTGGCGGACGGCGCGCTCCCCGAGGAGGCGGTGCAGCGCGGTGTGGCCCGCGCGGCGGCGTTCGTGGCGGCGGGCGGCGCCGGCAACCCGAAGCTCTGGCGGACGGCCTTCACCGGCCGTGACCGGCCGGGGGCGGTGACGGACCCGTTCGCTCTCGCGGAGAGTGTCCGGGCGCGCGGCGGCACCGTGGTCGCCACGGGCGGCTGCTTCGACCTGCTGCACGCCGGGCACGTGGGGCTGCTGGAGAGTGCCCGTCGCATCGGCGACTGCCTGATCGTGTGCGTCAACTCCGACGCGTCGATCACGCGTCGCAAGGGGCCGGGGCGTCCGCTCAATCCGATGGAGGACCGGGTGCGGGTGCTCGCCGGACTGGGCAGTGTCGACGCCGTCGCCGTCTTCGACGAGGACACCCCTGTCGCTCTGCTCGGCAGGCTGCGGCCCGACGTGTGGGTCAAGGGCGGCGACTACTCCGTGGAGGACCTGCCGGAGGCCGACGTCGTGCGCGCCTGGGGCGGGCAGGCGGTCGTCCTGCCCTACCTCGACGGCCGCTCGACGACGCTGCTCGCCCACCGCGCGGCCGCCTCGGCGAAGCCGGTCCGCACCCCGCCGCGCTGA
- a CDS encoding MFS transporter: MRWWSVANFVSNAGTWMQLTVQNLLVLQITGSAAATGLSMSVQAAPGLLMSLAGGAAVDRWPRKLTASVSQALLGAVAFTTAFLVATDQLNLGVLMALAAVTGVIATVDGPACALLGNDLVRTEDVPSAIGVGSLVHNAGRLAGAALAGVTVGFLGTAAAYAANGLSFLFVTAVIPFLRPVAGAVRARSERPAEKAAATEDPGEDMSMREGLRYFMRRPRLVALAGITGLSAVFGRNYQLTLAVLVVGPLAGGAGAFGTVSTVLAVGGILGAVLGARLRKPSVRLVGALAAAGGVLQIVAGLSPSLAVLLVIVLPMALVESVSDTAGTTVLQTDPPPHMRGRVLGVWGSVRTLWGLAGPPALGLLMELAGARGALVTGGLLIAGAIGAGYVLRERRVGAKPVVVRTEEPVLTGQPGLSTAA, from the coding sequence ATCACGGGATCGGCCGCCGCGACCGGGCTCTCGATGTCCGTTCAGGCCGCGCCCGGGCTGCTGATGAGCCTCGCCGGTGGCGCAGCCGTCGACCGCTGGCCCCGCAAGCTGACGGCGTCGGTGAGCCAGGCGCTGCTCGGCGCCGTGGCGTTCACGACGGCGTTCCTCGTGGCGACGGACCAGCTGAACCTGGGCGTCCTGATGGCGCTCGCCGCCGTCACGGGTGTCATCGCCACCGTCGACGGCCCGGCGTGCGCGCTGCTCGGCAACGACCTCGTCAGGACGGAGGACGTCCCCTCCGCGATCGGCGTCGGCTCGCTGGTGCACAACGCGGGCCGGCTGGCGGGCGCGGCGCTCGCCGGTGTGACCGTCGGCTTCCTCGGCACGGCCGCCGCCTACGCGGCCAACGGGCTCTCCTTCCTGTTCGTGACCGCCGTCATACCCTTCCTGCGGCCCGTGGCCGGAGCGGTCCGCGCCCGGTCCGAGCGCCCGGCCGAGAAGGCTGCCGCCACGGAGGATCCGGGCGAGGACATGAGCATGCGCGAGGGCCTGAGGTACTTCATGCGCAGGCCGCGGCTGGTCGCCCTCGCCGGGATCACCGGGCTGAGCGCCGTCTTCGGCCGGAACTACCAGCTCACGCTCGCCGTGCTCGTCGTCGGGCCGCTGGCCGGCGGCGCCGGGGCCTTCGGCACCGTGTCCACCGTGCTCGCCGTCGGCGGCATCCTGGGCGCCGTGCTCGGAGCTCGGCTGCGCAAGCCGTCCGTGCGGCTGGTGGGCGCCCTCGCGGCGGCCGGCGGTGTCCTGCAGATCGTCGCGGGTCTCTCGCCGTCGCTCGCGGTGCTGCTGGTCATCGTGCTGCCGATGGCCCTTGTGGAGTCGGTCTCCGACACCGCGGGCACCACCGTGCTCCAGACCGATCCGCCGCCGCACATGCGGGGCCGGGTGCTGGGTGTGTGGGGCAGTGTCCGCACGCTCTGGGGCCTCGCGGGTCCCCCGGCGCTCGGGCTGCTGATGGAGCTGGCCGGTGCGCGCGGCGCGCTGGTGACCGGCGGACTGCTGATCGCGGGCGCGATCGGCGCGGGTTACGTGCTCCGGGAACGCCGGGTCGGCGCGAAGCCGGTGGTCGTACGGACCGAGGAGCCGGTGCTGACCGGTCAGCCCGGTCTGAGCACGGCCGCCTGA